Within the Bdellovibrionales bacterium genome, the region TCGGAATATAAGACCGAGGGTTCTGCTGAGAAATATTCGAGTGGACAGGAGAGCCACGACGGCCAACGAGTGAAATTCGATAAACCTGGGATTCGTGAAGTTACCATCGAAATGGTGCCAGAGTGTGTCGAGACCCGAGAATCCAAACAACCCCCCTGAAAGCGAAATTCTATAAAGAAGACACTTCCTGGAGAATCTGGAAGATGGAAGTTTTCCTTAAAGTTACGTTAGATACACCAGGTTGGGCGATGACTAGAAACTGGATAAATACGGCGGCGCCATTAATGCAAAATTTGAGCGAGGCAGGAAGGCCGCTGAATATATAATATACCCAATGGAAATCGCAAGCCTCAAAGAAGGTCAGACAGTATTAGTGGTCGAGATCGTAAATGGTCAATTGATAGATCTCAGACTACCACTTTAAAGATAAGACTCCCGCCGACAATCATGGAACTCTTCCTAGATCGATGAATTAAATGGTACAGGACGGGATGAGACCAAAAATTAGAAGAAAACTAGCCCCTGCAAGGAAAACTATGGGAGTTCTTTTATGGGTAATGTAACATTGGCCCAACTAGATTAAATAAAGTCGAAGTCCTCCACATGATCTTTAAAGATCAATCTGGCTATTGCCCCTATTTCATCGAATGTGGAGAGAGATCCAATTAATGCCTATTGATCACTCGTTTCATACTAGCGAACCAACTCACCCAATTTGCAAGCCAAGAATGGGTTTGATCAGGTTTAGGATGCAGAACCTTGCTTTCTCTGTCTGGTACTTCTTTTCATGAGGTGCCTTTCTTTTGAAAGATACTGGAATCATTCCACGAAAGGTTGGTGCCCTCGGCTTTCAACTAGATTTCTAGTTTGTGTTGTTGAATGCGCCAAAAACAACTACTCTTATTTATGTTAATCCCACATTTTCAAAGGGAACCCAGAGACCTTTAATCGCCTTGATGTTATTTTTTCCAATGCTGGCATTCGGCAACGCAGACACAGATTTCAAGTCTGATGATCCCTCGGTCGAAGAAAAGAATTCAACTATTCAGATGTTTGACCATCACTCGGCCCTTAGAAAAAGGGAACATTCTCTGTCTTGGAAGTATTCCTCTGGCAGCGGGGAAATTGAAATTGAAGGCCTGACAGGAAGTCTAGAGACAGACTCCAGGCGAATCAAATATTTCGTATGGCTACAATACAGGTAGATTTGAACCCGGGATTGTCTATTTGTCGACAGTAAGTAAAGGTGAAGATACTAAATCGTCAGTTGGTCTATTTACCCTTTATGGTAGGCTTAATATTATTGAAAACATACCAGGAAACGACTTACATTCCTTACCTGGCTCCTCGCTTTTCAGTCATATGCAGAAGAAGGCGAATCATCTGGAACCGATTATGACGCTGACGGAAGAGGATTTAGCATTTCAGCTGGGAATCCCAATATTCCCCTCTAAGTGAAATCTTTGCAGTGGAGATCGGGGATTTTTCTCAAAAGCAAGATTTCAGGGAGACTTCAAATTGGATGGACGGGTCTTGGAATTGGGTATTCAATCTATTTAGATTAATGTGATTTGCACGGGTAGAACTTCAAATCAACCTCTCAATTTTTGGGGGGGGTAGACCAAGAGCAAAAAAACCACCGGACCACCCCCACCCCCCTCCAAACCAACCCAAATTTTAAATCACCCCCCAACCATTTTCTTTACAAAAGGGAGAACACCCCCCCCACCCCCCAAATTATCCACAAAACCAAAAATTACCCACCCCCTTAAAATTTTTTTAAGGTGGGGATTTAACCCAACCTTGCCCCCCACCACAAAAATTGAGGGGGTTGAAGTTCTACCGCGAATGGGGACCACCCTGACACCATAATATGAATTGTATCCGTTCACTGAGCATGAATGAAATCTGAGATTTTTTTGATTAAAATCGGCCGTCTGAGACTTTCAAAGGCGGTGAGGAATGGATTCAGATTTTTTGCAAGAATTAAGGAAAGATATCGAAGCCTGGCGGGGGAGAAAGAAGTCTCCTCAGGAGAAATTTCCTGATGAACTGAGGAGTCGAATTTTTGGGCTTCGAGAGCTATTTGATGACCGCCTCCTGCGTCGAGAACTGAGTTTATCGCCGGGATTTTTTCAATCCAAAGCAAGCAGGGAACGATCCGCCTCTCATTTACGGCGGAGGAATTTTGTGCCAGACAATTCTGGGCCCTTTATTAAGTTTTCCCCCGATCTAACAGTTGAGGCACCTCGAGTTATTTTGCGGCTCTCTGATTTGACGATTGAAATTCATCGGTGATTCAAATCAGTCCGGCCTCACCGATTTATATCCACTGCGGAGCGGTGGATTTCCGTAAGGGAATCGATGGTCTTTGTGGAGTTTGCAAGGAGCAGATGGAGAAGGACCCCATGAGTGGAGCTCTTTTTGTTTTCTCCAATAGATCGAGGAAATCTCTCAAGATATTGGTTTATGACTCCCAGGGGTTTTGGATATTTCATAAGCGGCTCAGTCGTGGGTCCTTTAAGTGGTGGAGGACGGGAGAGGGAGTCTCGGGTGAGCTGCGGGCCTCAGAGCTGGCAGTTCTTATCTGGAATGGAAATCCCGATTTAGCCGCACCACAAAGAGAATGGAAAAGTACTTCCAATTTTGTGAGATCAGCGGAAGACTTTTCCGATGTTGAAAGGCAAGAAGAAGATTCACATTGAGATTTCAGAGCAAGAAGTCAACCGGTTAGTTGATGAGATTGAATCGTCAAATCTGAGTGATGGCTCGAGAGAGAAGCTCGTCAATGCCCTCAGAGCTTTGATTGAACTAGATCGGCTGGTCGGGCTTAAGAGCGCCACTATCGCCCGATTGCGCAAGATATTTGGGAAGCAGTCAGAGAAAGTTCAACAAAAAGACCCTCAGGAGAAAAAGCCTGCTCATGGGAACACCGGAGGCAGTGGTCGCCATGGCCACGATCATTACCCATCAGCCAGTGTCCATAATCATGAGATAGTAAATCTAAAGGAAAAGGACTCTTGTCCGGACTGTCAAAAAGGGAGGGTGTACAACTGGAATCCAGGCATTTATGTGCGTGTGACTGGAAATCCGCCTCTCTCCGTGAGTGTTCATAAGACCCAGAAGCTTCGTTGTAACCTGTGTGGCAAAATATTTGAGGCTGAGTTTATTGGAAAAGGAGAGGAGAAGTTCGATGCACAAGCCAAAGCCATGATAGCCATTCTTCACTATAAGTCCTCTCTGCCATTTTACCGTCTTGAAAAGCTACAAGAAAAGCTCGGGCTCCCTGTGGCTCGATCAACACTCTGGACTCAGACGGAAAACCTGGCCAACCAGATGATTCTGGTTTGGAAGGTCATGGTCCGAAAGGCTTCGGAGGGAGAGTTGTTCTATATTGATGACACCAAGGCCCGAGTTCTCTCCCTCATGAGGGAGAATGAACTTCAGGAGCCAAATACCAAA harbors:
- a CDS encoding IS66 family transposase: MLKGKKKIHIEISEQEVNRLVDEIESSNLSDGSREKLVNALRALIELDRLVGLKSATIARLRKIFGKQSEKVQQKDPQEKKPAHGNTGGSGRHGHDHYPSASVHNHEIVNLKEKDSCPDCQKGRVYNWNPGIYVRVTGNPPLSVSVHKTQKLRCNLCGKIFEAEFIGKGEEKFDAQAKAMIAILHYKSSLPFYRLEKLQEKLGLPVARSTLWTQTENLANQMILVWKVMVRKASEGELFYIDDTKARVLSLMRENELQEPNTKNRTGMYTTGILSETPEGKIILYFTGRKYSGENLEELLTRRQSQGPIAIMSDALNMNNIKDRAQEVLKYLCLTHGRRQFKDIEQDFKSESEFVLGLISQVYANEQQCKDGNFSPEERLQYHQERSAQPMGELKNWIDKVFPNKLAEPNSKLGAGVKYMQKHWKGLTAFLRHPGAPLDNNILEQQLRVPVLNRKNFLFFKSEYGAFVGDILLSIIKTCDMSEANAFDYMVSIQKNFELVRSNPDSWMPWNYTQNLEAVIHGQ
- the tnpB gene encoding IS66 family insertion sequence element accessory protein TnpB, translated to MIQISPASPIYIHCGAVDFRKGIDGLCGVCKEQMEKDPMSGALFVFSNRSRKSLKILVYDSQGFWIFHKRLSRGSFKWWRTGEGVSGELRASELAVLIWNGNPDLAAPQREWKSTSNFVRSAEDFSDVERQEEDSH